The DNA sequence ATAAGAAACTCATGAATATAAAAGACCTAAAGTACGGAATTGCCGTACTCGCAATTGGTGCGACAACTTTTTACTTTACTGAAAACTATTTTGCAGACTCAGGGCCTACCCAGCGAACTATTGCTAGTGAAGGTGTTATTAGCAACTGTCTTGAAGCAGTGAAGTCATTCTTAGGACCTAAGAAAATCGAACCATTTGCTAAAGTAAATCTCGTCCTAAAAGAGAATGAACGTAAAGTTAATGGGAAGATAGTTGCTTACGCTCGAGGAGGCTTTGAGATTAGAGGCTATGGTAGTCATCAGTTAATATCTTATAATGAAATTGCAACTATTAACGGTAAAGAATTGAATGAAGTTGAGATTTATCGTTTACTCTTAGCATCTGAAATTAATAAAACTAAGTCTGAGCAAATTCAAGTCAGGTTATTAAATAACTTAGAGTTTGAAGATATTAAAGGACAGAACTTTACGACAGATGGTCAGTCAATAAGCTTTCAAGACTTACAGGGGGTAAAATATAATATTCCTCTTGAAGAGATCTATCATTTTTCTTCTTTTGACCCAAATACTGCGGCCCGAAAGGAAGTAGAAACGTTCGCTGGAGAATTTGTTTCTGTACGCCTGACAAATGGCGAGATCGAAGATGGTGTTATCGAACTTTCGATGGATAGGAATTTTGCTGAATTAACAAGTGTACATGATAGAAATGAAATCGTGCAAATACCACTAAGTGAAATTGAATTAGTTTTCCAATAGTCGTACTAGAGAATATACATAAGAACTAGGTATTTAAATTCCTTTAGTCCTTACTTGGTAAGTTTTCAGCAAAGCCTCTAAATGCATAGGCCAAAATATCACGATCACCCGGTGTTTTAGGGAATGGGTACTTCTTATTCATGCTTTCAGTATTCTTTTTGGATGAAAAAGCCGAGACTAGATCAATGATCTTATCAACACCGTCTCTTTTTCTAATTGTGTATTCTAGGTCATTACGATCTGATTTCTTTATTATACCATTCCAAGCAAGGTATTTATTTCTAATGTCATAGACAGAGAAGTTAATATCCATACTCCTCGTTGTTGTCGTTGTTAAACTTCGATCACCTGTCTCATTACCTTCTGCATTTGTGACAGCTGATTCAGATCTATCATTTTCAATAATGTCACTTTCAATTCTTGCAAAGACAAGATAGCGACGTTTCGTTATATTTTGCCCTAGTATCGTTAGGGATTTCTCACTGAGAATTCCATCTTCTTCAATTTCACGTAGCAACTCACGATAGAGTCCTCGACCAATTCTTTTTATCAGTGGTGATGCATTATCAACGAGTAAGTCTCTTCTTTTTTCTTGTAATTCGACACGAAATTGATTTGCTGTACTTATTTGCTTCTTATAATCCCAATTTTCTCCAGTGTGGACTATCCCTGCAATTGTTAAACGTTCAGCTTGAACATTTGTATATGTGAAATCGGCCGTCTTCCTTAGGCCATGTACTTTAGTTGCACATGAAGTAATTAGTAGAGTACTTAGTAGTACGATAAACTTTAGCATCTATTTCTCCAAACTCTAGTTATGTAAAACCATTTTATTAGAGTAATACCGACTTAACAATAGGTTAGATTTTACGTAGTTATAAATATAAAAAATTAAGATGAAATTAAATGTATGAACTTGTTTTGATGCTATTATGAAGATGGTAGGAATCCTTCGGGAGGACTGCTCAGCTCGCAGCTTCTGTCTGTGGGCAAGAAAAGAGGTCCTCGCATTTGGCGAGGGCCTTTTTTTATAAGGTATTAAGTCTGAGCAAATAGATCAACTTGATTACCATTTGGATCTCTAACTGAAGCGTACCTTTGTCCCCAGAAAGCATCCCATGGTGATTTTTCGATTTCAAAACCAGCGTCGACGATACGTTGAAATAACTTATCCACTTCACTAGGCGTTGTTTGTTGAAAACATAGAGTAATTCCAGAGTTTACAGGCTCTTTCCAGTCGTTATTAATCTCTTTAAGCAAATCAAATGAATCTAACATTATTCTTAGTCCATTTTCTTGTGTCGCCTCATAGTGGCCTTTTCCATACTCTATAAAATCAAAGTTTAATAAGTTGTAAAATTGAATAGTCTTTTCAATATTCTTACAAGCTATTCCAATAGCACTTACACTCACAATGACTCCTTGTCTTAGATTTAGTTTTTGTTGTCTTGTTTTAACCACAGCTTAAATTGACATGATTTGTCCTGTGGCTTTTATTAAAGATACATTTTTTATCGGTTCTGAACAATATCATAGGAGGATATGTGAAAAAGTTAATAAAAACGACAGTTGCCTTGGCCGTAATTTCTACGGTTGCAACGTCTATTTCTGCTTCATCGAGAGTAATTCGTGACAACCGTTTAAAAGATCTAGGCATCTCACCTGTCTTAGGGCGTGGATATTCGATAGCGACTAATACTTATCAAAGTACATGTTTGGGTAAAATTGAAACGACTCAGCCATCATATGATTTAAAATATCGATATGTTGAAATAGAACAAGATTGGGAGACTCAGTATAGGCGCTCTTTTGAAACAAAGAATACATTTAAATTTCTATTCTTAAAAAATAATGTAAATGTTTTTTCAGAAGTAGAGGGTAATACAACATATCATTATCACTATATCTTTGCCGATATTGATGTTGATAGCTACTATCATTCACTTTCAGAAGGAAATAGTGATTTAAGTGAGAGTGCGGCAAGTCTCTTAACTAAAGGGGATGTTGTTGGTTTCTTTGATTCTTGTGGTCCCTATTATGTACGTTCAATTGGTCGTCACTCAAGCTTTCTAGGTTTACTACGTTATCGAACAACATCAGTTGAAAGAGATGTAAATTTCGAACTCGAACTTAAATCGAAGATGCGTGGTTTCTTCTCAGGTGGTTCAACTGATACAACAATTTCAACAGAATTTAGAACGGAAACACAGACCAAGAGATTAGAGATCAATATTTGGGCCTACGGACTTGGTAAAGGTGAGCTTGCAGATATTATTCCAACAGATATTGATAGCTTTAAAGACTCTGTACGTGATGTCGTAAAAACAATGCAAGATCCTAATGCTGGCCGTATTACTACTATGGAAGTTGCTCCATGGATTGAAAACACTCAGTTTCAAGATCTTTTAGAGTTAGAAGATGAAGAAGAAAAGCTACTGTTTGAAAAGAAAAAGAATCTCGAGGCCAATGCGGAGATTATAAGTGAGCTTGACCGTATTGATAGAGCACAGG is a window from the Bacteriovorax sp. BAL6_X genome containing:
- a CDS encoding VOC family protein, translating into MSVSAIGIACKNIEKTIQFYNLLNFDFIEYGKGHYEATQENGLRIMLDSFDLLKEINNDWKEPVNSGITLCFQQTTPSEVDKLFQRIVDAGFEIEKSPWDAFWGQRYASVRDPNGNQVDLFAQT